The following proteins are co-located in the Halorussus caseinilyticus genome:
- a CDS encoding glycosyltransferase family 4 protein, with product MSESSRGRAEPSAGRPESERERASDRTRERESASELQALHLPHFDSNPYQANLAAALEDRGVSVTLASGYPLRTVRTVASEGVPDVVHLHWISPYLVADGRLRSVAKAAVFLVGLLLARLVGTRVVWTAHNLVEHERRRPEFERFCKRHLVRRVFDRVFVHWPSARRRLAAEYDLSGDERADLVTIPHGHYAADYDDEIDRRTARERLGLGPEEFVFLYFGRIRPYKQVPELVEAFGRLDADARLVVAGNATDDELRERVADRADADDRVLSVLEYVPDEDVQTYMNAADAVVFPFRDIFTSGSVLLAMSFGNAVVAPASGCLPDVVGEAGGVLYDSKKSGASNSSESSDRSDDSDRPDNLTRAMREILSQDAAAMGRRNYETAVGYSWDDAAGRTAAAYADLLAESW from the coding sequence GTGAGCGAGTCGTCGCGCGGGCGCGCAGAACCGTCTGCGGGGAGGCCCGAGAGCGAGCGCGAACGCGCGAGCGACCGCACCCGCGAACGCGAGTCGGCCAGCGAGTTGCAGGCGTTGCACCTGCCCCACTTCGACTCGAACCCGTATCAGGCGAATCTGGCCGCCGCGCTCGAAGACCGCGGCGTCTCGGTGACGCTGGCGAGCGGGTACCCCCTCCGGACGGTTCGCACCGTCGCCTCCGAGGGGGTGCCGGACGTGGTTCACCTCCACTGGATTTCGCCCTACCTCGTCGCCGACGGCCGACTCCGGAGCGTGGCGAAGGCCGCGGTGTTCCTCGTGGGTCTACTCCTCGCGCGACTGGTCGGCACCCGAGTCGTCTGGACCGCCCACAATCTGGTCGAACACGAGCGCAGACGCCCCGAATTCGAGCGATTCTGCAAGCGACACCTCGTCAGACGCGTCTTCGACCGGGTGTTCGTCCACTGGCCGAGCGCGCGCCGCCGACTCGCCGCGGAGTACGACCTCTCGGGAGACGAACGCGCCGACCTCGTGACGATTCCCCACGGCCACTACGCCGCGGACTACGACGACGAAATCGACCGCCGGACCGCCAGAGAACGACTCGGACTCGGCCCCGAGGAGTTCGTCTTCCTCTACTTCGGGCGCATCCGACCCTACAAGCAGGTACCCGAACTCGTGGAGGCGTTCGGCCGACTCGACGCCGACGCCCGCCTCGTGGTCGCCGGAAACGCGACCGACGACGAGTTGCGCGAGCGAGTCGCCGACCGCGCGGACGCCGACGACCGAGTGCTGTCGGTCCTCGAATACGTCCCCGACGAGGACGTGCAGACGTACATGAACGCGGCCGACGCCGTTGTCTTCCCCTTCCGGGACATCTTCACTTCGGGGAGCGTCCTGCTCGCCATGTCGTTCGGCAACGCGGTCGTCGCCCCGGCGTCGGGGTGTCTCCCGGACGTGGTTGGCGAGGCGGGGGGCGTCCTCTACGACTCCAAAAAATCGGGCGCGTCGAACTCGTCGGAGTCGTCGGACCGGTCCGACGACTCCGACAGACCCGACAACCTGACGCGGGCCATGCGCGAAATCCTGTCGCAGGACGCGGCCGCGATGGGTCGTCGCAACTACGAGACTGCGGTCGGGTACTCGTGGGACGACGCGGCCGGACGAACCGCGGCGGCCTACGCCGACCTGTTGGCCGAGAGTTGGTAG
- a CDS encoding polysialyltransferase family glycosyltransferase, whose protein sequence is MKSLYLVHTPYHVVLASALAATDRERDGSDRERHLLSVRDSDMSELLRSLEVGEDVPFDRMESLPGTLDTTGRRGEVRKKVNSVRVRRYVNRERPDEFYSFNDHRPESQAAFDALSDDVRRVYVEDGTAAYARFPPADEWTRLGYLKAKLFYGPWRRNPRILGTTDWIDEVRAVFPDHLLAELRDRPVSRIPRESVLSLADADWFGRYVERNDVDDVLDRLDALVFVTHSNYVNRVPRYVETLETLVDRLTERGYRVGLKYHPRESRKAFELDRDDVEVVSRGVSAEVLYVADPTLDFVVGGMSTALLTARWLLDDATVVSLTEVLDQSNRELPEVFERLGIHVPENRSAVGQIPIRR, encoded by the coding sequence ATGAAGTCGCTCTACCTCGTCCACACGCCGTACCACGTCGTCCTCGCCAGCGCGCTCGCGGCCACGGACCGCGAGCGCGACGGGTCGGACCGCGAGCGACACCTGCTGAGCGTCCGCGATTCGGACATGTCGGAGTTACTGCGCTCGCTCGAAGTCGGCGAGGACGTACCCTTCGACCGGATGGAGTCGCTTCCGGGGACGCTGGACACGACCGGACGGCGCGGCGAGGTCCGAAAGAAGGTAAACAGCGTGCGCGTCCGGCGGTACGTGAACCGCGAGCGGCCCGACGAGTTCTACTCGTTCAACGACCACCGCCCGGAGTCCCAAGCCGCCTTCGACGCGCTGAGCGACGACGTGCGCCGGGTCTACGTCGAGGACGGCACCGCCGCCTACGCCCGGTTCCCTCCGGCGGACGAGTGGACCCGCCTCGGCTATCTCAAGGCCAAACTCTTCTACGGGCCGTGGCGCAGGAACCCCCGAATCCTCGGCACGACCGACTGGATAGACGAGGTGCGGGCCGTCTTCCCCGACCACCTCTTGGCGGAGTTGCGCGACCGGCCGGTCTCCCGGATACCCCGCGAGTCGGTGCTGTCGCTCGCGGACGCCGACTGGTTCGGCCGCTACGTCGAACGCAACGACGTTGACGACGTTCTCGACAGACTCGACGCGCTGGTGTTCGTGACTCACTCGAACTACGTGAACCGGGTCCCGCGCTACGTCGAGACGCTGGAGACGCTGGTGGACCGCCTGACCGAACGGGGCTACCGCGTCGGCCTGAAGTACCACCCCCGCGAGAGTCGGAAGGCCTTCGAACTCGACAGGGACGACGTGGAAGTCGTCTCCCGCGGCGTCTCGGCGGAGGTCCTCTACGTCGCGGACCCGACGCTGGACTTCGTGGTGGGCGGGATGTCCACGGCGCTGTTGACCGCCCGGTGGTTGCTGGACGACGCCACCGTCGTCTCGCTGACGGAGGTCCTAGACCAGTCGAACCGCGAACTCCCCGAGGTGTTCGAGCGACTGGGCATCCACGTCCCGGAAAATCGCTCGGCGGTGGGCCAGATTCCGATTCGCCGGTAG